Part of the Lutra lutra chromosome 4, mLutLut1.2, whole genome shotgun sequence genome is shown below.
ATATTAACCCTTATTTGGAACATTCCAGACGTGACCCTGGACTTTTAATTTCTATGCACAAATCATACATCAGCTAActagctttcttaaaaaaaaaaaagacatgaaacatTTTAGTGACAGTgcactggggagaaaaaaaaaccttacacgGTGATAACTTTTGAAAAGAATGGGAACATGTCACTTCCCTGATTTGTCTAAGGACATCATTATAAACAAATTAGTTCTGTCAGATCCTTTCTCTGTGAATTCTTTACCAGTTACATCTACTATACACTTTGTATATTCTTACAAAATTCTCACTGGTAAATTAGCATGGCTTACACCTGAGTTATTTTGCTGAAGAATGTCTGAATGCATTGTATATAGACTTGgacattataaaatgaaaatagcaacaaaaataataaaactaaataaaacagacTCAAACTGCAACTCCAGATTGGTCCCATTTAGAATGGTGCTTCTGATAATAAAGCCTTAATAATAGACATATTCTGGATGCTCTTAAAAATACCAGTAGCATTTCTGCTACATCCATATTtagctaaaataaatacaagcaaATGTACTTGATTACAGAGAATTTATATAGAACATGGATGAAATTCATTAGCTTAGAAAGACACAATTTACAATTTCAATTCCAGTTTGAAAGATGTCTACCAATCTTCAAACAGCATGGTCCcctaggtatacaacatagtgccCAACTGGAGAAACTGGTAGTTTTGCTGGAGAAGTTGGTGCGTCCATGCGGATACCAACAGAACCTTATTCAACTCTAGGAAGCGACACCAAGATTAAGAAAACTTACTGTTCTAGTGAAGTccagtttgattttcttttccccaagcaCCTAACATTTTCCTATGCTCCACACAGTATATAATCACTAGGCTTATCCAAAATCCACCTTCACAAAAAGGAAAACGTACCTTCTCAAAGCTGTATCTGTGCACAATTTATCTTAGAGCTTCTGCTAAAACATTTCCCCAAATTATTGTATACTTTTGAAAAGCTCCATGATCAAATGCCAAGTAGCATGTACTGACCCAGGCACGGGGCTACATTGTTAGTTTCTAACGACCAAAACACATGGTAAAGTAGATGCTACTCCCATTTTAGattggaaaatgaagaaacaggtaTCCTACCTATAAATGAAGCCAAAACTCATGACCAGACTCTCATACAGCCTACTTCTCATTTATTGTTGaagaatttaagtaaataaataggacaaacatttttctaataaaaccacgtttatttttttatcatttttactaCCAAATACAGAACAAAACTCAAGCGTGGAGGCAGTATTCACTTGATTTTAACTGATTATGTGTTAAAAGGCTTATGTCCCAGTACAACCCTACCTTTGTGCATAAAATGTTCACTGAAAAATAACCTAAGTGTGGATTCCCTTCACTGTTAGCATCTTAAGTCCGTGACATTATTTTAAAGCCaaatatttcttgctttttaaagttaGTATATATTTGTATTCAGAGATTAAGTGAGGGAATAGGCTTTAATATTAGGTTTAACCATGTGAAACTGccaattattacttattttttcacttacaaaAATGGCAGGGTCATATGGTTCAAACTTTATCTACTAAAAAAGTTTTGAAAGTTTAAACAAATGTCATTTGTGTTcaattttgtgtttaaaaaagtGCAATGATTAATAGAGGGCTGTTACTAGAACTTCTTAACTCACTATAGACAAAATTCCTtttgataaaatctttaaaaagctacTTACTACAAACTGTAAAAACAATGCTGCTTTTCTATATGgcatttcaaagttaaaaaaaaattatactcaaACTTGCATAAAAGCTACAATTCCAAGTCTCATTTCCTCCCATAATGCCAGCCACTCAAACACTAAAGagtatttcataaaatgaataaatatactaTTTAGTACTGTACAGTAGATACATACCATTGACAATTTCTATActattccagaaaaggcaaatatttatatttcactgaaaatagaaatttaCTTGATATAGGTGGGATCATTTGTCCTAAAGTTCACTGCTTTACTCAACCCCATTCCTACACCCagaatatgagaaataaaattacactAAGACTGCTTTCGATAGAAATAAAGCCAACTTTAACAATTCTGATGGCAACTCATTGCTACAGTGATGGAGTTTATCttactatatttaaatatgtggATTGAAAGGGGAGAGCTCTtgatttgtaaaatgaatgagGTAAATGTCTTACATTCAACAgcgtaaataaatacaaatacagttTTACAGGAACATGAACATAAGTTTAAGGGTTTTATTATCAAAGTCTTGTAAAACAATTTCAGAAACTGTACATCAACATGGCACAGACTGTAGCCTACTTTTGTTTATACTGCACAAAAGTGAAGCTTGAAATTCCTGTAACTAAGAAAACAGTTGCCTAACTACTTTGCATTTAACATGAATCACTGTGTGCATAAGATTACTACTGCAGTAACACAAATTTATTGGTTTTATACAACTTGAGATcaaataaaaagtacattatcAAGtagatttgtcttattttaaaagcatatgaaGGTCAATTTAAAATGCACTACCCCCTTTTTCcaacactgaaattaaaacaaattaataaaagagtGGAAAATTGAAAATCAGGACAAGAGAAAACTTTCTTTTACAGATGGACTCAGGATAGGCAGCTTTCACTGATGTAGATGTGGAAtaaattatttcaggaaaaaaaattcccaaacacCTTATGAGAAAGTATACAACTCTACTTCAAAATATGCTATTTACTCACTGCCAAAGACAGTTTCATTTGAAATCTTGTTTCTGTAATTAAAGCCTAATTAGCCATCAAAAAAGGTTAGTGCATATATAACCTTTCAAAGTTAAACAAAAGCCACAAAAATTTAGCCACAAGGCTTAAAGGATTATCTTCAGATGTAACTATAAGAATGTTAATCTGTCATGTCAACAAACAAGACCATAAGTAGATCCATCATGTTGGAGGATTTTAATGACATTTAGGATATTCCTGCCACAATGAACATGCAATCAGTGCATTCCCTACATGGCTCTATTACGGCAATGAATCAAATTCTAGAAATACTATAAGTGAACTTACTTAATAAAGGAGATCATACAACATAAACAATCCATGCCTGCTGTAGATGCATGcagcttttcatttttgttctgaaGCAGCACCAGAATAGTAAAACTGCTTGGTTACTCAATCAGATTTCACCATGTCAAGAATTGGTTACTCATGTATCATTTTCTAAAAGCTTTTGGATGTAAATAACTAATATCAGTATCAGGAGCTTTATAACCATTTATAACTCAGAGCTGTATACATCTAGGTTTGAGATGAACAAATATAGCATTAAGAAATCACACAAAGGAATGACACTGATGCATGTATACAGTTGGATTCCCACAGAGGCAATATTCAGTCACTCATATCCATGTCTTCTTCATGATGATCATCCCCATTCACTTTGGATTCTCTTAGTGAATCACCAGTTCCCTTTTCCACAGAGCATTCTTTTGTTTTAGGGGAACTTGGTTCTGTTGgcttcttctcctcttttttctctttctcgcTGTCATACCCTTGTTCCTCTTCATCGTAGTCCCGTGTAACCTGCTTTGCCAAGGAGAATAAAAAAAGTAAACGTCTTCCCAGAAAAATCGCTTCTTAGAAATTACCAGCACTACCCCAAATACCAAAGTAAATTAGTTTGTAAACATACTTTTACATCTTTATCactctctgattttctttcccgatccttttccttatctttactttttttcttcttgcttgttGATCGTTCTCTTTCATCTCggcttctttctttgtctttatcttttttcttctcctttttatgtCTAGAATGACAGTAAAGTATTCTCAAAAAAGATGCTTTAAAGGAACCACTCAAGAAGTTTCACCCTTAAGTGTAGCAGTAGGTTTAAACTTGTTCAGACGGTGACTCTGAGTTCACATGACATGAAGAACAACAAAGACCCGTTTCAAAACGCCAGATACAAGCTGTGCACTAGTGATACAGGCAAGATGACTGTAACTGGTTACAGGTCTAAAATGCCTGATCCTAAACACTTTTTATAATAACACAGTCTCAAGCAGAAAGGAAATGTATCAGCATACTCTTACGcactttaatttttgaaaaggaagaaaaagccaaagagagtttttaaaacaaaaactgacagcttCTGAAATGTAGAAAGTACAGACCCATAGCACCAACATTCTTACCTCCTAGGAGACGGTGAGCGAGACAATTTTCTTTTAGGTGACCTAGGCTTTTTAGGAGATCTTGTGCCACTCCTACTTCGTCGTCGTCGTCGCTCTCTAGAACCACAAATGTGCAAGCTACATTGTAAAATACAGTATTCTCTACAAAATGCAGACACCTCATGGCAGATGGTGTCTACTGAAGGAGATCCACTAGGAACTTCAACAACAGGAGCTGATAactaaaaatccattttcttttttattttttttagagacttcatttttaagtaatctctacacctaatgtggggcctGAACAAAACACCGAGATCAAGAATCGCCTACTCTTCTAAGCCAGCCGGCACCCCTGAAAGACCCATTTTCAAATACTGTTTTGAGCTGAAGAATCAAATGAGTAATTCTTTCACAAACTGTATGATTTTCCTTTCATGCCTTCAAGAAACCCCTAACTTGTGGCAATTCTTAAAGACAGAACTtctgggatccctgggtggctcagtgagttaagtgttcgccttcagctcaggtcatgatcctaggctccTGGCATCGAGCCTTGCATGAGGCTCACTTACCAGGGaggttctcttctccctcttcctctgctgcttccctgtcTGTGCTCTTGCACTccctctcccaaatgaataaataaaatcttaaaaaaaaaaaaaagattaaagttctaattcaggaaggaaaaacagtCTGAAGCAAACTATTTCAGATCTCAGTTTTAACAGTGGCCAGAACAGGTATAAGATAATATGCCATGATATAAAAGTCAATTgctaataaaatccaaaaaagttATTAGGTAAAATTCAGGTAGAGTTAGTAGTAACAAAGATCAAACTGACTCCCTTCAAAAAATGATGCTCCCTCCAACCATGCTTTGAGCAATtagttttaaaatgcatatagcatttcccctttccttaaaactgtggctttttcttttttaatattctgcttCTGTCACtattctcaaaaattttaaaacttgcaaGATGACCATTATTATAATTTAGGcacaaggaaataataaaacatgaaacCCCACacttttggttggttttttaaagctttttctttaaCTTACCAGCCCTCTGTGACCTCCCCTGGCAGAAACATTACACACAATCTTGCATTCATCAAATATTAAGTCTGTCAAGTCTGTACACCTCCTATTTTTTGCTACTGCTCTGTGTAACCAAAACTCAAAATACCCTAGATGAAAGAGATGTTTTGTATTTCTGGGTCCCTGTATAGACTGTAGCACAACTGAAAACATATCAAGTACATAATTAACAGAATACACCTTAACTTAGAATAATCCAATTATTAAAGTAGGATAAGGTGCTTATAAAAGTACCTTAAGTAaagcaacagcaaaaaaaaaaaaaaaaaaaaaaaagcctccagtTTTCAAGGTAAGAACATGTATGTTGCCATCCCACCTTTTATGCCCCTTTCCTACCTATGTATTCTGTAGACCTGGTTTAGCATTTCCTTAAGCACTCACACCTAGTTTAATTTCTTGTTTGCATATTTACCTTTAAGAAACTATCACCCTGGTAAGAAACCCTTTAAGTATTCATGCCAACCACTGATCTATTTCGTCTTTATAGATTTAActactctggacatttcatataaatggaatcatacaatatgtggtcctttgtgacttTCATCTGTCCTacgttttcaaggctcatccctATTAAAGCATCTATCAGTACACTTTGTTTTCACtgctgaacaatattccactgtatgaatacataccattttgtttacccatgttaattaatggacatttgggtcgaCTTTTGGATTAACATGAACAATGCAGAAGTTTTTGTGCGGACACTGTTTTCACTTCTCCCGGGTATACCCCTGGGACTAAAACTGCTGTGTCAAGaaattctaactttaaaaaaaaattttatttatttatttgacagagagagagagagagagagatcacaagtaggcagagaggcaggcagagagaggggaggaagaaggctccccactgagcagagagcccgatgcggggcttgatcccaggaccctgggatcatgacctgagctgaaggcaggaggcttaacgtactgagccacccaggtgccccaagaaattctaactttttaaagaattgccAAAcggttttccaaagtgtctgtccCATTTTTCGTTCATACCAGCAATGTacagagttccaatttctccacatcctcaccaaccactaattgtattttttaaaaaatattaccatcctagtgggtgtgaagtggttcTGATTTGCAGCATTTCCTTC
Proteins encoded:
- the SRSF11 gene encoding serine/arginine-rich splicing factor 11 isoform X5 encodes the protein MSTVDPKLNHVAAGLVSPSLKSDTSSKEIEEAMKRVREAQSLISAAIEPDKKEEKRRHSRSRSRSRRRRTPSSSRHRRSRSRSRRRSHSKSRSRRRSKSPRRRRSHSRERGRRSRSTSKTRDKKKEDKEKKRSKTPPKSYSTARRSRSASSLHICGSRERRRRRSRSGTRSPKKPRSPKRKLSRSPSPRRHKKEKKKDKDKERSRDERERSTSKKKKSKDKEKDRERKSESDKDVKQVTRDYDEEEQGYDSEKEKKEEKKPTEPSSPKTKECSVEKGTGDSLRESKVNGDDHHEEDMDMSD